In the genome of Ananas comosus cultivar F153 unplaced genomic scaffold, ASM154086v1, whole genome shotgun sequence, the window GGAAAACAAATGGCCATCCCCAGCccggagctcgaggaggatgtGTAGATCTTCTGAGTCGAACGTGGCCGCTTTTTCCAGGCACAGTAATAAATACGCTGATCTTTAATAGCAAATCCACTTGGCTCCAAACTCTGACACGTTGACGTAGGAGCCTGAAGGagatcttttccttttcctagAGCCTTCGAGGAAGAACCGCCTGTCGCAATTAAGCTTCGCCCCCTCTTCTCGTCAATTCCTTCAATTAATGCGCCGTCAGCCtcagaaaaattcaaattccagCCCGTTGTCCCACGCTTTCCGACGATCGCCGGACCCTTCGTGCACGTTTCGTCGTCGCCTTGCCGATTGGATTCTACCGACGAGGATGCGATATTTCTGCGCAGAGAAGAGTCCGGGATGATGGCTTCCCGCCTCCTATCCCGGATTTCGGACGAATTCCAAGATGCGTCCGAGCTTGAAGAACCGCCAGCCGAAGATCGTCGCCCTCGTACCGACCCAGCTGAGCGGTGGGGGGCCTCGTGATCTCTCAGCCCAGGATCATGCTGGTCCGTCCGTTCGTTGGGTGGAATGCGGGGGTCGACGTAGTCGCGACGACCCCATCTCTCAAGCTGGATGAGAACCGACAGCGAATAGTCTCCCACCGTGATCTCCAGATTTTTCGGGATGTCCGATAGAAAATTGACAGCAACAAGGCATCTATACCCCGTGAGATCTACCATGCGGATCGAGAAGTCATCGGCCCGGATAAACCGACCGAACCCGGCGACCAGTGCCGCCACCGTTCTAGATGACCAGCACTCATAAGGTAAGCATACAAGCCGGATCCAAACATTGTACGTTAGCGAAGCCCTTCGCAGCCCGAAGTACGGATTCCAGGAATAACATTGAAGCCTCAGATTGTCCAACGAAAGAATCTCTCGACGGACTAGCTGGGCAGCCGGCACCCATTCCGGTAGGAAAATCACAAAGTCGCGGGAACTATACTTGGCGACATGAAAATCAGACGGGAAACCTCCGAAGCGATTCGCCAACCTGTTGGCTATCGTCTCCTGAGGGAAATGACCCAAATTCCTGGGAGGGAGGACGTCCACCAGAATCGCATTGCGACAACTGTTCTGCCTGGCGAAGAAGTCGTCTGTCTGTGGGACAAACGCGCTAAGGTAAGAAGGTCTGGCCCGCATCTCCCTGTAAACCGCCTTTGGCAACCGATCCATACAAGATCTAGCAACGTGACCCGTCTTGTAGCACCGCGCACACCGGAGAGGCGCACGACACCTTGACGCCCAGTGGTTAAGGCCCAGACACCTGAAACACTTGCCCGTAAAGAAAGATTTGGGCGGGGTTTTGAAGGAGGGAAAGTAGTTGTCTCTCTGTGGGCGTCCACTGTCTCGCCGCGGAATGGAAATGGGTGTGAGAAGCGCCTCCTTGTAAGTCTTGTTTATACTTGTTTTGTTTATACCCAACATAGCGGAGAGATTAGGCTTCCCGAAACCCGTGTCAGATACGGCGGTGTGGGTTAAAGCAAGCCCCTCCTCATCAGCCCAACTCACCTTCTTGTTGAAGACTACACCTCCTTCAGAGCGAGATTTACCAGGGTAGGTACCTTCAATAACTACATTCCTCTTTCTGCCCTCATTAACTCCATTTTCCTTCCTGACCTCATTAATTCcattcttcttgttggagaaaCCTGAATGAGTTACAGATAAAAAGGTCTTCCTGCTTTCAATATCTCCATTCTTCTTGGTGGCGACAGTTGCAATTAAAGAAGCCGTCGACGTCGATGGAGCATGTATCCCTAGCGCTCTCGACACCTTTCGCCGCAGAGAAGAGCTAGCTGtgtctcttttcttcttccctgTCTTCTTCCAATCTAGAGCTCCCTCTTCGCCATTTTCCTCTCCCCCACCAGCAATCTCTTTCCCTTTCGCCATGACCCCACCAGCAATGCTAACCATTAACAGTGCCGTCTCCACACATCTTGCCGGCCCCACGTGTCATCCTACGACCCTTTCTCTCTCAAGTCTTGTAAAAATTGTTATAGGATCAATAATACATCAGGTGcagtataaatataaataaaatacgtTTGGGTTGGTATGTTGCAGCTACTATAGATGGTGGGATATATAGTTCCAAGTAATACCACCATATGGTACCATAAACACCAATACGAATAGTTAATTACGAATTCATTGTTAATATTCAATGAACCTGCAGTGATGATGCATAGGAAACAATAATCTGATCCTGATATAATTAAACAGgcaaattaatttggaaaatCTTTTAGCCGAAATCCGTTGGATTTGCTTGTGGTGAACTCGGTATCGGATTTGGCCATAAGAGAGAACAAGAAATTAAGCATGTGAAAtactaaagaaaagagaaaaagtattGTGTCTCTTCCATAGTTCCATGCACTAAAAAATACTATAgaatatatgaaatttagaaTTCAGAATTTCTAATGCTTTGGATTTTGTATGTTTGCTCTATGAATTGTAAATTCAGGGAATCAGGTTGCCTTAgaggtgtaaaacgggccgggtcATGACCCAGCATGACTACTGTAGCATCATGTTAGGCCGTAACAGCCCCGGCTCTATGGGCCGTGGCACGAGCCAATATGCATGGGCCGTGCGCGGCTTGAAGGGAATCGTGCTCGGCACGGCAGCCAGCACGCCGAATCGCTCCCTGGAGAAGGCTTGCCTTCTCCAGGTGAGTCCTTCTCCGAAGGTACGACAGACTTGGGCAGGACTTTTTGATCCAATGGACCAACAACTTTTGGTCTGCATTGGATCACCAtctcttcaaaattttttgttaaaaataaaatagaattataatatattttaaagatttaaaatatttgctatattataatttttataaatttaattttatattttaattgccAAAATGAGTTTATAAATAGTAGCTAAAAATTCTTGTTTTCTATATATTAAACGGCATTATATGGGACTTCACTAATCATTCAACATTCTCCATCGCGCATACAGGTTATTAACAGGCCAAACATGATAGGAGGCGGCTCGTGCTCCGCTGTTTATTAAACTATCCAGAACATAATTGCGCAAAACTGATGGCCGACCCTAAAGACAACATGCGCTTGTAAGTATAAAACTTTGGATAAACGAATTACACATTGATATTAATAACGAGTAGATCAAGGCTTTATTCTCAAACGTACATGACACACGCAAATCGCAAACCATGCACGAACATTACAAGTATGCGACATACATGTATACGCATGCGTATATACTGTTTAAACTGCACGTGCTTTCCAAAAGAGAAAGCGATAGAGCTAGATAGATTGCCACTTAACATAGGGCATATCTCGTATATAGCATAGAAAATGAACCGTATAATACTTATAGCAGTAGAATATATGAAAGGCGTGCATGCGTGTGCGTCGCGCCCCTAGGGGCATTTGAAGTTGGAGGATTGCTTGCCGCAGTAATTGAGGAGGACAGGGAGGTAGAGAGGGATTACGTGGTTGCTGCCGAGGATGTTCAAGTTCAGGGCGATGCAGAGGCAGGCGGTGACCTCAACGTCAACCAAACCGGCGATCAGGGGGCAGCATTCCCCGTCCGGCGTATGGCCGATGGTGCCATTGATGAGCCCGCCGAGCACGTTGGCACACACTCCGAGCTTCAACGCATCGATCGGGCACGAGGAGGGGGGCGGCGGGGCGGGGGTCGGAGGGGTTGGGGTCGGCGGGCACCATGGACACAGATAGCTTggggtggcggaggagaagagggtggctagggttagggttagggctagAACTACGAGGGTGTTGGATGCCATTGTTTGATATGTATGAGAAGCACACTTCAATTAGCTTAGTTGTTTACTTTGGTGGGTGAATATATGCACGCATGGTTTGGATGTGGTGTATTTATAGAGGGGGAATGGCTATGTTGGGTTAGATCCTGCTTGTGTCGATCCTcaactctttttcaaatttagattACATAGTTTGTTTTATTATAAGGCTCTTTTTGAGATGGTGAATTCCATACTATAATTGTtggatttgatatttttacgtGATTGTTGAATTAGACTATCAATGTGTTggtgtaaatatatattttgaaagatttttagattaattaattcatgCATTAATTCATGTTCAAAGTGTTATATCGGTGATTAGCAAAACTCAACAAATAGTATACTACGTACGACAATTAAATTTCTCCAAATGTTTCACTTATAAATTACTAATGTATATATTAATTGCTGTTTTTGATGAAGATAATACTAATTAATCCGTTCATGCACATAGTCGtaagaaacataaaaatttcCCAGCGATCGAGCACTGATAATTCATAAGAGATTCTTTAGCTGAGATGTTCCAAAACGTTTCTTACAATCGTGAACATAAAATTAATGTGGGAATTGAATCCTCTATACATACATTGTTCTCGCACAGTTTTAATATGTTGTTAAATTTACGTGCTAGCTAGTATGTTCCAAAACGTTTCTTCAATGGTTTGGTCTCCGTACAGCATTGGGTTCGAAGATGGTCTAATTTTTTGTTGGCTGGGTCTGGCACATTAGTTGGAGCCTCCCACGTGAGACGTGACGAGCCATGCAAAAGGATACGGGCTAGCTGGTAGAGCTAACGTGTCGCTCCACTAGCTCCAAATAagacaagtattctagccctactctctctctctctctctctatatatatatatatatatagcgcgtctggtatgcttatgaaagcacggagcgcttcgtgcttccactttgttttcgatgttcggactttcgaatcgacgatcggctccgttagacttgatctagagcaagtggcaaagagtttgttggttggtacccgagatccaatttcgaatcctagttgattcacatctctagctaagtttatttttaaatgaaataaacgaagcgggtagcgtgctacctatctctcaaaaaaaaaaaaaaaaacaatgcatCCCTACACTtgacatatatatgtattcttTGCTACACAAAACAAATTATAAGTATGTGGATTTAAATTAAAcgagagaaaattaaatgagatTGGGAGTTTGACGGGACTCAAACTCAGAAAATTCTTCtatgatattatattaatttatataataattattattctcaaTTTACGTGCTAGCTAGCTAGTATGTTCCAAAACGTTTCTTCAATGGTTTGGTCTCCGTACAGCGTTGGGTTCGTTGGTCTAATTTTTTGTTGGCTGGGAATTGAATcctctattttattattttattattttaaaattttaaaattttaaattttaaatatagatactaaatttaaaattttaatttttacaatatcaaatttaaagtttcaaattttaaagttttaaatttaaaatttaaaataaatttaaaaattaaaaattaaaaattaaaaatgttagaatttaaaattaaaaattaaaaattataagtttaatttttaaaattatatgtttcaaattttaaactttaattttaaaattttaaattctaaataaaaaggaatatattaataattatatattaattagtaataatatTTAGGAacaagtgctgctaatttactatatttagcagcatttactaatttatgctgctaatttatcttattttgtaatattaatagtaaattgttgctaaataattaaatctagcaACAATATttatcaagtaatgctgctaaatatattaattagcatgatttaaataaatattgcggAGCAAATATTATGGCATTTAGCGTGCTgctattttattacatttagtgttattttttttataaaatactgaAAATTTCAGTAGCATTCACTAAATTATGCTgcaaatttattctattttgcaaaattaattgtaaattgctgctaaattattaaatctaacggcactTATCAAGTAatgttattaaatatattaattagcattatttaaataaatattgtggAATAAATGCcactaaattatgaatttgttGTAGTGCTCGCGATACTACGAATGGATATTTTGCTTAGACGTcgtaaagaatataaaaaatttcttataggATTACTTGGTACAACAATCAATAGCATAATTATCTGTACTTGTatatacaaattaatttttttttataagtatcGCGTAAAGGCGGACTTACAAATTCATAACCTAATGGTCGTACAACCGATGAAGTTAAAAGATTCTTGAGTAAAAAagatacaaattatatattttttaaatatacatacggtagataatttgaaataaaCAAATCAGTAATTAGAGGAACGATTGCGGCAAAATGGAATCAGATGAAAAATAAGTGAAATCAGTGGAATCAGAGAAACTACTGCAGCCAAGTGGAATATGGTCTTCTTACAGGAACATATGATCATGTACAGTAAAAAACGATGGATGTCTTAATATATAGGCATTTACATAAAGCGAAAAAGATACAGGAACAACATATGATCATGTACAGTAAAAGACGATGAATGTCTTAATATATAGGCATTTACAGAAAGGGAAAAGGGCATagaataatttttcataatcaATAGGATAGAATCGAAGCGGCGAAGGGATTGCAAAATTGAAACTGTGAATGGACGCAATAGATGGGAACAAAGTGGCGGTAATGAAAACTCCAATAAAAAGGGAAGAAGTAACGAAGATGTATTCGGTCAATTTTTTGTCCAGGTAGAACATGCTCCAAACAAAGCGACAACAAATAGGAACCGACAGTACAATGAAAAAAAGGTACGTACGGGTCCCACGCCTATAAGAGAAGCAATCCTTGCCACATGGACTTCATATGAGGAgtaataaaagtatatagaagATGTGACAAATTGCTCGGTCAATCATTTTTTAAGTACAGTAAATGACCGTATAATGaaagataaagattaatattaAGCAACCATTTAAACTACATACTTTTTTGGAACCAACTGTTATcataattttacaatatttgGAGGAGAAAAGATTGCAAGCGTTCTCTCGATCGGTCTCCACGTCCACTAAACATTCAACATTCCTCATGTGCACATGCATAAGTGTAAAACTCAAATCAACATGTAGATCCACGCACCAGTTTAATAACAAAGCATACATGTTGCATCATGATTTATATTAATGATATACTAGATCAAGGCTTTATTCTCAAACNATATATACACTTTataccacaaggtactaaaatgaaaaagtgcgaaaccacagggagggtttttgaagtttttcctattttttaatagtttaagtttttagagcgGGTAGCTTACTacctttttcttgaaaaaaatagttgaagtttttaggccccgtttggttcgggggataagcgggaataacaaaagttattcccgctattccgccaaacggggtcaTTTTTTTCCAGAATATTTTATTCTGGTCAAAACTTGCTAttctcggttatcccggaatagcaagctttttactattccaccattttggtggaatagtgctattccaatgcttaattttaaatttaattaaaattataaaatgaattaaaactaaattatataaatataatatattataatatattatttttattataaaattattaattgtactatattaatacatattttttatatttaaatattataataaattttataataaattatatttaaatattataa includes:
- the LOC109704777 gene encoding pEARLI1-like lipid transfer protein 2, which produces MASNTLVVLALTLTLATLFSSATPSYLCPWCPPTPTPPTPAPPPPSSCPIDALKLGVCANVLGGLINGTIGHTPDGECCPLIAGLVDVEVTACLCIALNLNILGSNHVIPLYLPVLLNYCGKQSSNFKCP